The Silene latifolia isolate original U9 population chromosome Y, ASM4854445v1, whole genome shotgun sequence sequence AAAAGGTGCATCCTTTAAGGCATAACCACTATAAGACGATGCAAAAGTCTTTGGCCCGAAACAAAGTCTTCGTAATCTGGAAGAAATACAATCAGAATATTGTTGCAAGTCTTATATCACTCGACCCTTGAACCAAACTCTAAAAGTCTTGTTGTGCTCACTTGCAATCCACTTCTCAGTTTTATTTCGATGCTTCTCCCTCAACGACGCCATGTGTTCCTCAATGTATGGTTGTACCTCATCCTCGTTATGAAGAACATATGTATGTGCTATATGCCACTTCTCAGTTATCATATCTTGACGAACATGACCCCTAAGACCTTTTCCCATCATCCACTCACTATGTCTATTCTTAGGAACCCCAATTAACTCGGAATTTGATAAGTGTGTATAACAATAAGAAAGTGCTTCATCCGTGATTGCACGCTCAGCGATACACCCTTTAGGACGATATTTATtggatgtatagtccttgtacactttcatcaatctttcaaaAGGATATTGATACCTTAGATAAAATGGACCAAGATATTTGATTTCTCTAACCAAGTGTACAGTTAAATGCACCattattgtgaaaaatgaagGAGGAAAGTACATTTCCAATTGACAAAGATAAGTGACAATTAGTTATTGCAAAGACTCTAACTCAGTGGGATCTAACACTTTATTGCATATGGCATTGAAGAAAAAGCAAAACCTAGTGATGGCATATTGAACCTTTTTAGGTAAAATGGACCGTATAGCCACTACTAGTAATTGCTGCATCAAAGTATGACAATCATGAGAGTTTAAACCAATAAGTCTTAGATCTTTCATTAATACAAGGGTGCTGATATTGGATGAATATCCCTCTGGAACTTTAACACCACGCAAACACTCACAAAATTCTATTTTCTCCTTTCTTGAGAGTGTATGAGCGGCCGGAGGCAAATAAGATCGTGTTCCTTTCTCTTGTGGTGCCAATTCGGGTCTAATTTTCATATCCACCATATCTTTCCTAGCTGCTGTGTTATCTTTTGACTTATTCGGAACATTGAGAAGAGTGTTGAttatattatcacagacatttttatAAATATGCATAACATCTAAGCAATGTCTTATAGAAAGGTCACGCCAATATGGAAGTTTCTCAAAAAAAGGAGACATCTTCTTATATCCACTAGACGCTAATTTAGAACCCTTCTTCCCGTAAGTTATCTTTATATCTTTCACTCGTTGATATACTTCATGACCGGTTAATATCTTAGGAGGGGGTCGATGGTCAGGTTTTCCATTGAACACCTTTTGTTGCCTACGATATGAATGATCATGGTCCAAGAACCTACGGTATCCCGTGTACGCTTGTTTACGAGAAAACTTCAAATAACAAGAATCAACATCTTCTCCGCACAAGGGGCAAGCCTCTTTCCCGTGAACAGTGTGCCCACATAGATTACTGTACGCAGGAAAGTCAGAAATAGTACATAGTAACATTACTTTCAATTTGAAATAACTATTCTGGTAGGCATCAAAGACTTGTATTCCCTTATCCCATAGTAATCTCAAATCGTCGAGAAGAGGCTCCAAGTAAACATCTATGTCATTACCCGGCTCTTTAGGACCAGAAATCAATaaagacaacatcaaatactttcgtTTCATGCAAAGATAGGGAGGCAAATTGTAAATAGCTAAAAACaccggccaagtactatgttgactACTCAAATTTCCAAAGGGATTCATCCCGTCAGTGGAGAGTGCAAGGCGAAGATTTCTGTATTCTTTGCCAAACTCGGGATATTTTTCATCAATAAATTTCCAATCTATCGCATCAGCTGGGTGTCTCAACTTCCCATCATTTGCTTTTGATGTTCTATGCCATGTGAGCAATTTTGCATCTTCTTTATTCGCAAATAATCGTATCAACCTAGGAATTATTGGAAAGTACCACAAAACTTTAGCTGGGATCCCCTCCTTCTTTTTGTATCGCCATTCTTTAAAAACTGGACAACTAGTGAGATTAGCATAATCTTTGCGATATAATATGCAATCATTGGGACATGCGTGGATCTTTTCATATTTCATGCCAATTCCCCTAAgtatc is a genomic window containing:
- the LOC141630647 gene encoding uncharacterized protein LOC141630647, with amino-acid sequence MKAAQDRRKCYADLDRRDIEFAVGDKFLLKVSVSPMRGVMSVFHVSQLRKYVSDPSHVLEVENIELDVALTYAEVPKEILDRNNMGRTWMIRGKKKGDLEYDAGLAEFYDFVRKNVKDKSSMTCPCDMCRNIRYMSFEDVRIHLEKTNFNPKYSRWIFHGESKIIDIMEENVDVQFGEIQRETWLSDDEDPDESNSTLEGSGCDMNFELGDGRDDISDKSWGDVFRGDEQEGSIYENFDEDILDETDEDPDETDLEDTSVVLDKLKDSKMPLYSSCKHSKLAAIVKLYNLKATNGWSDKSFTDLLELLNDMLPKDNVLPNRTYEAKKILRGIGMKYEKIHACPNDCILYRKDYANLTSCPVFKEWRYKKKEGIPAKVLWYFPIIPRLIRLFANKEDAKLLTWHRTSKANDGKLRHPADAIDWKFIDEKYPEFGKEYRNLRLALSTDGMNPFGNLSSQHSTWPVFLAIYNLPPYLCMKRKYLMLSLLISGPKEPGNDIDVYLEPLLDDLRLLWDKGIQVFDAYQNSYFKLKVMLLCTISDFPAYSNLCGHTVHGKEACPLCGEDVDSCYLKFSRKQAYTGYRRFLDHDHSYRRQQKVFNGKPDHRPPPKILTGHEVYQRVKDIKITYGKKGSKLASSGYKKMSPFFEKLPYWRDLSIRHCLDVMHIYKNVCDNIINTLLNVPNKSKDNTAARKDMVDMKIRPELAPQEKGTRSYLPPAAHTLSRKEKIEFCECLRGVKVPEGYSSNISTLVLMKDLRLIGLNSHDCHTLMQQLLVVAIRSILPKKVQYAITRFCFFFNAICNKVLDPTELESLQ